One window of the Triticum dicoccoides isolate Atlit2015 ecotype Zavitan chromosome 3B, WEW_v2.0, whole genome shotgun sequence genome contains the following:
- the LOC119276156 gene encoding peptidyl-prolyl cis-trans isomerase CYP57-like — MSSVYVLEPPTKGKVVVQTTAGPIDIELWAKEAPKATRNFVQLCLEGYYDGTLFHRVIKSFLIQGGDPTGSGTGGESIYGAPFADEFHSRLRFNHRGLLACANAGTPHSNGSQFFITLDRCDWLDKKNTIFGKVTGDSIFNLLALADIETDKDDRPVYPQKILSVEVLWNPFDDIVPRQLKKIEPAPKADAERKPEKKAVKQLNVLSFGDEVEEEENEAASFVKDKIKSIHDVLDDPRFLKVEPQVEQLSKEEEEKKNETVLSIREALISKKADSREPEHDPENDDSPEDENEEDFDNRMRSRILKKRRELGDIQQSQSSKKDKSHQKDKELPAHRSDDNDDDDDEDDDDHQLSKSRKLSLKKKGIGSEANTERMSRGDVNLQLLNPAEQEKHLKKQRKRSLQGREEETLAKLQKFKASLMSNKPANMEKKAENSEDYKEWHANRLTFAPESSKDGMTRKDDPNDYVVVDPLLEKGKQKFNKMQAKLKKRDREWAGRSLT, encoded by the exons ATGTCGTCGGTGTATGTGCTGGAGCCGCCGACGAAAGGGAAGGTGGTGGTGCAAACAACGGCCGGTCCGATCGACATCGAGCTGTGGGCCAAGGAGGCCCCCAAGGCCACGCGCAACTTCGTTCAGCTATGCCTGGAGGGCTACTACGACGGCACCCTCTTCCACCGGGTCATCAAGTCCTTCCTCATCCAGGGCGGCGACCCCACCGGCTCCGGCACCG GGGGTGAGAGCATCTACGGGGCACCGTTCGCTGACGAGTTCCATTCTCGTCTGAGGTTTAATCACAGGGGTTTATTGGCATGTGCCAATGCTGGCACACCTCATTCGAACGGAAGCCAGTTCTTTATTACCCTTGACCGCTGCGATTGGCTTGATAAGAAGAATACAATTTTTGGGAAG GTCACTGGGGATTCTATCTTCAATCTTCTGGCCTTGGCTGATATCGAGACTGATAAGGATGATCGGCCTGTATACCCACAGAAAATTCTCTCAGTTGAG GTACTCTGGAACCCATTTGATGATATAGTTCCACGACAACTTAAGAAGATTGAGCCTGCTCCCAAGGCTGATGCTGAGAGGAAACCAGAGAAGAAAGCTGTTAA GCAACTTAATGTGCTCTCGTTTGGAGATGAGGTAGAAGAAGAGGAGAATGAGGCAGCTTCTTTTGTGAAGGACAAAATAAAGAGTATCCACGATGTGCTTGATGACCCCCGTTTTCTTAAAGTGGAACCACAGGTTGAACAACTG TccaaggaggaagaggagaagaaaaatGAAACTGTCCTATCTATCAGGGAGGCTTTAATCTCGAAGAAAGCTGACTCCAGAGAGCCAGAGCATGATCCAGAAAATGATGattctcctgaagatgagaatgAGGAGGATTTTGACAACAGGATGCGTTCACGGATTCTAAAAAAACGTAGAGAGCTTGGGGATATTCAGCAGAGTCAATCTTCCAAGAAAG ATAAATCTCATCAGAAGGATAAAGAATTACCAGCTCACAG GAGTGATGAcaacgatgacgatgatgacgaagacgacgatgatcatcaattatcaaaatcacggaaactgtCTTTGAAGAAAAAAGGTATTGGCTCTGAAGCCAATACTGAAAGGATGTCCAGAGGAGATGTTAATTTGCAACTGCTAAATCCAGCTGAACAAGAGAAACATTTGAAAAAACAGAGAAAACGCAGCCTCCAAGGCCGTGAAGAGGAG ACTTTAGCAAAGTTACAGAAGTTCAAGGCTTCCTTGATGAGTAATAAGCCTGCTAATATGGAAAAAAAGGCAGAAAACAGTGAGGACTACAAAGAGTGGCATGCCAACCGTCTCACTTTCGCACCTGAATCTTCGAAG GATGGTATGACTAGGAAGGATGATCCAAATGACTATGTAGTGGTTGACCCTCTTCTGGAGAAAGGAAAACAGAAGTTTAACAAGATGCAAGCGAAGTTAAAGAAGAGAGATCGTGAATGGGCTGGCAGATCTCTCACCTGA
- the LOC119276153 gene encoding U-box domain-containing protein 52-like: MMQGSPLSPDEHRLTSPPSLHQPASTIVVAIDRDRNSQLAMKWVVDHLLSGASHIILLHVAAHPPAANHGFAMAETTQDALEAEMMEIFVPFRGFCSRNGVQESEVILEEADVPKAIIDYISANKIQSIALGASNRNAFTKKWKNPDVPSSLMKGAPDYCNIYVVAKGKPVNVRLAKCGVPADDSDFLLATYSRRSSRSQLPPVLPDFLSSSRRSIDRPELTTRPPFRERPLQASATKPHLLLARMDSTTLRSNSHDPSSLDPDFAQAVHFPSMDFGENMDALPLSPREPGSPLSAAQREVEAEMRRLKLELKQTMDMYNAACKEAINAKQRAKEMHLLKMEEARRLEEARQSEEAALALAEMEKVKCRAAMEAAEAAQRLADLEAQRRRNAEVRARREADEKVRALDAIANHDFRYRKYSIDEIEIATEGFSESLKIGEGGYGPVYSASLDHTPVAIKVLRPDAQQGRKQFQQEVEVLSRIRHPNMVLLLGACPEYGCLVYEYMENGSLEDRLYRRGGTPTLPWSQRFRISAEIATALLFLHQTKPEPLVHRDLKPANILLDRNYVSKISDVGLARLVPPAVADSVTQYRLTATAGTFCYIDPEYQQTGKLGVKSDIYSLGVLLLQVITARPPMGLTHHVEKAIESGTFAQMLDITVKDWPVEDALGFAKLSLNCTEMRRRDRPDLGTVILPELNRLRNLGIAYNQARATVPAGDSSSHGDGNGQEGVSSPTADAGLWRTAES; encoded by the exons ATGATGCAGGGAAGCCCCCTGAGTCCCGATGAGCACCGGCTGACCTCGCCGCCGAGCCTGCACCAGCCGGCGTCGACCATCGTCGTTGCCATCGACCGGGACCGCAACAGCCAACTGGCCATGAAATGGGTGGTGGACCACCTCCTCTCCGGCGCCTCCCATATCATTCTCCTCCACGTGGCGGCCCACCCTCCTGCAGCCAACC ATGGATTTGCCATGGCTGAGACGACGCAGGACGCGCTGGAGGCTGAAATGATGGAGATCTTTGTCCCCTTCAGAGGATTCTGCTCTAGGAATGGG GTGCAAGAATCGGAGGTGATACTGGAAGAGGCAGACGTCCCCAAGGCCATCATAGACTACATCAGTGCCAACAAGATCCAGAGCATCGCGCTGGGCGCGTCCAACAGGAACGCATTCACCAAGAAGTGGAAGAACCCCGACGTGCCCTCCAGCCTCATGAAGGGCGCGCCCGACTACTGCAACATCTACGTGGTCGCCAAGGGCAAGCCCGTCAACGTCAGGCTCGCCAAGTGCGGCGTGCCGGCCGACGACAGCGACTTCCTCCTCGCAACCTACTCCAGGAGGAGCTCCAGGAGCCAGCTGCCGCCGGTCTTGCCCGACTTTTTGTCCTCCAGCAGGCGCTCCATCGACAGGCCCGAGCTCACCACGCGCCCGCCGTTCCGCGAGCGGCCCCTGCAGGCGTCCGCGACCAAGCCCCACCTCCTCTTGGCAAGGATGGACAGCACCACGCTGCGCTCCAACTCCCACGACCCATCCAGCCTCGACCCCGACTTCGCACAGGCCGTGCATTTCCCCTCCATGGACTTTGGCGAGAACATGGACGCGCTCCCCCTCAGCCCCCGGGAGCCCGGCTCGCCCCTCTCCGCC GCCCAGCGCGAGGTGGAGGCGGAGATGAGGCGGCTCAAGCTGGAGCTGAAGCAGACCATGGACATGTACAACGCAGCATGCAAGGAGGCCATCAACGCCAAGCAGAGGGCCAAGGAGATGCACCTGCTCAAGATGGAGGAGGCGCGGCGCCTGGAGGAGGCCCGTcagtcggaggaggccgcattggcgCTCGCCGAGATGGAGAAGGTCAAGTGCCGCGCCGCCATGGAGGCTGCCGAGGCCGCGCAGCGTCTGGCCGACCTCGAGGCACAGCGTCGCCGCAACGCCGAGGTGCGCGCGCGCCGGGAGGCCGACGAGAAGGTGCGCGCCCTGGACGCCATCGCCAACCACGACTTCCGCTACCGCAAGTACAGCATCGACGAGATCGAGATTGCCACCGAGGGCTTCTCCGAGAGTCTCAAGATCGGGGAAGGCGGCTACGGCCCCGTCTACAGCGCCAGCCTCGACCACACTCCGGTCGCCATCAAGGTGCTCCGCCCGGACGCCCAGCAGGGCCGGAAGCAGTTCCAGCAGGAGGTGGAGGTGCTCAGCCGCATCCGCCACCCCAACATGGTCTTGCTCCTCGGTGCCTGCCCGGAGTACGGCTGCCTCGTCTACGAGTACATGGAGAACGGCAGCCTCGAGGACCGCCTGTACCGTCGCGGCGGCACGCCGACGCTCCCGTGGAGCCAGCGCTTCAGGATCTCGGCTGAGATCGCGACGGCTCTGCTGTTCCTTCACCAGACCAAGCCGGAGCCGCTGGTGCACCGAGACCTCAAGCCGGCCAACATCCTGCTGGATCGCAACTACGTGAGCAAGATCAGCGACGTCGGGCTGGCGCGCCTCGTGCCACCGGCGGTGGCGGACAGCGTCACGCAGTACCGGCTGACGGCCACGGCGGGCACCTTCTGCTACATTGACCCGGAGTACCAGCAAACGGGCAAGCTGGGCGTCAAGTCGGACATCTATTCTCTGGGCGTGCTGCTGCTGCAGGTTATCACCGCGCGGCCGCCCATGGGGCTCACGCATCACGTCGAGAAGGCCATCGAGTCCGGAACCTTCGCACAGATGCTGGACATCACCGTCAAGGACTGGCCCGTGGAGGACGCGCTGGGGTTCGCCAAGCTCTCGCTCAACTGCACGGAGATGCGGCGGAGGGACCGACCGGACCTCGGCACCGTCATACTGCCGGAGCTCAACCGGCTCAGAAACCTCGGCATCGCCTACAACCAGGCGCGCGCCACCGTCCCTGCTGGCGACAGCAGTTCGCATGGGGACGGGAACGGGCAGGAAGGGGTCAGCTCACCGACGGCTGACGCGGGGTTGTGGAGAACGGCGGAAAGCTAG